One genomic window of Dama dama isolate Ldn47 chromosome 7, ASM3311817v1, whole genome shotgun sequence includes the following:
- the LOC133059118 gene encoding putative olfactory receptor 2B8: protein MKRRNASTPEGFILLGFSDQPHLEMVLLLVVSIVYILTLMGNTAIILVSYFNPKLHTPMYFFLSNLSFLDLCFTTSVVPQMLWNLKGPDNTISYTGCVIQLYVSLGLGSTECVLLTVMAFDRFSAICRPLHYGVIMHPKLLRQLAALAWISGFVGSTVQTILVFQLPFCSHHMVDDFTCEEPALIKIACVNTTFLENELSIASVLYVVIPLGLILVSYGCIVRTVLRIKSTEGRRKAFGTCGSHLIVVVLFFGTLTSIYIQPKSKYTQNYSKFLTLFYTVVTPSLNPLIYTLRNKEAKWALQRLLGRDPS from the coding sequence atgaaaagaagaaatgctaGCACTCCGGAAGGTTTCATCCTACTGGGCTTTTCTGACCAGCCCCACCTGGAGATGGTGCTCCTTCTCGTCGTCTCTATCGTGTACATTCTGACACTGATGGGGAACACAGCGATCATACTGGTCTCGTACTTTAACCCCAAACTCCACACgcccatgtatttcttcctctcCAATCTCTCCTTCCTGGACCTCTGTTTCACCACCAGTGTTGTCCCACAAATGCTTTGGAATCTCAAGGGGCCTGACAATACCATTAGCTACACTGGTTGTGTGATCCAGCTGTATGTTTCTTTGGGGCTGGGTTCTACGGAGTGTGTCCTGCTGACTGTTATGGCCTTTGACCGCTTCAGTGCTATCTGTCGACCCCTCCACTATGGAGTCATCATGCACCCAAAGCTTCTCCGGCAACTAGCAGCCCTGGCCTGGATCAGTGGTTTTGTGGGGTCCACGGTTCAGACTATCCTTGTTTTCCAGTTGCCTTTCTGCAGCCATCATATGGTGGATGATTTCACGTGTGAGGAGCCTGCCCTGATTAAGATTGCCTGTGTGAACACAACCTTCCTGGAAAATGAGCTCTCCATAGCTTCTGTTCTCTATGTGGTGATACCTCTGGGGCTTATTCTGGTCTCCTATGGCTGCATTGTTAGGACTGTGCTGAGGATAAAAtccactgaaggcaggaggaaagcatTTGGGACTTGTGGGTCCCACCTAAttgttgtggttttgtttttcggGACTCTAACTTCCATTTACATTCAACCCAAGAGCAAATACACCCAGAATTACAGTAAATTCCTCACCCTCTTCTACACTGTAGTGACACCCTCACTTAATCCTTTGATCTACACCTTGAGAAACAAAGAAGCTAAGTGGGCGCTACAAAGGTTGCTGGGAAGAGACCCAAGTTAG